A window of Halobacillus naozhouensis genomic DNA:
GCCGGACTGGAATATTCGCGTGTTTGAAAGGCTTGATAGTGGAGGAGAAGAAAGTTCAAACGTATGGAATAATGCGGGTACGGGACATGCTGCTCTGTGTGAGCTGAACTACACGAAGGAACAGCCGGACGGTTCGATCGACATGTCTAAAGCTACTAAAGTGAATGAACAATTTCAGGTTTCTAAGCAATTTTGGTCTTATCTTGTAAATAGTAATCTGATTCGTAATCCTCAAGAGTTCATTAAACCATTGCCTCATATGAGTATGGTGCAAGGGGAGCAGAATGTTAAGTTTCTAAGAAAGCGTTTTAATACGATGGTGGACAACCCTTTATTTGAAGCAATGGAATTTTCCGATGATCCGGAAACATTGAAAGATTGGATTCCGCTTATCATGAAGGGCCGGACTTCGAATGAAGCGATAGCCGCTACAAAAATCGATGCAGGAACAGATGTTAACTTTGGAGTGTTAACGCGTAAGTTGTTTGACACCTTAGAAAGTACAGACCTTGATGTCAATTACAAGCATAGTGTTGAGGATATCAAGCGAACTGACGATGGAGCATGGGAAGTGATGGTCCAGGATCTCGCTAATGATAAACTTGAAACCCATACGTCTGATTTTGTGTTTATCGGCGGGGGCGGTGGAAGTCTCCACTTGCTGCAAAAGACTGGTATTCCTGAATCCAAACATATCGGAGGCTTCCCGGTAAGCGGACAATTCATGGTGTGTAATAATCCGGAAGTGATCGAACAGCATCATGCCAAAGTGTACGGCAAAGCCAAAGTGGGAGCTCCGCCAATGTCTGTGCCTCATTTGGATACACGTTTTATCGACAATAAAACATCACTGCTGTTCGGACCGTTTGCAGGCTTTTCACCGAAGTTTTTAAAAACGGGCTCCTTGCTTGATTTGATAACATCCGTACGCAAGGATAATCTTGCAACGATGATTTCAGCAGGGGTGAAAAACGCTTCGTTGACGAAATATCTGATTGAACAAGTCGTTTTATCCAAAGAACAGCGCATGGAACAGTTACGTGAATTTATTCCAAACGCCAAGAGCGAGGATTGGGACTTAGTCACAGCGGGTCAACGTGTGCAAGTGATCAAAGATACGAAAGACGGCGGCAAAGGAACCCTTCAATTTGGTACGGAACTTGTGAATTCTGCTGACGGCTCGATTGCGGCCTTGCTTGGTGCCTCTCCAGGTGCTTCTACGGCCGTTTCTGTCATGCTTGAATTAATGGAGAAATGCTTTCCGCAGCATATCAAAGAATGGGAGCCGAAAATTAAAGAAATGATCCCTTCTTATGGAAAGAAATTAGTGGAAAACCCAGAGCTTATCCAGGAAATTCATACGTCTACAGCGCAAGCGCTTGACTTAGACGATCAAAAAAAAACGAATCCTGAGCAGGAACAGGAAACTCGTGTCTTACAAGAAGCATAAATAGCCGTTGGCTATTTATGCTTTCTTTTTTTTCTAGTTGTCTTGATTAATGATATAGACACATAACAAGGGATATATTCTTAATTGGATATATGGAAGAAGGTTCCAAGCCAAGAGAAGGGATTGCGGTAGTATGTAGTCTTAAAACATTATGGTGAATCCTATCATTTCTGCTATAATAATACTAGTATGATAGGGCTTTCATGGGTGGCGGTTCATTCCCCTAACTGTAAGATGAGAGGGGGTGATCCGATATGACAGTATTCGAAACACTGTTTCTGATGATTTCTTTCGGAACTTTAATTGTTGCTATACTGTCAAACCATAAAAAATAACCACCCATAGGCCTGGCAAGCATGTGGGTAGTTATTTCTAAAAACTCTATGTGAGCCGCCCCCTTGAAGGGCTATTGTACCTGACCGTTGGTGTGATAGCACTAACGGTCTTTTTTAGTATATGCAACTATTCTAATTTCATTATAACCTATTTTTTAAAATTGTAAAATTGATTTGTGTTGTATTATCGCGATTCGTTTATTATTGACAGTTAGTGTTTCTTGCAAGTATTACTGATGGGACAGTAGAGATGTCAACTTTGGCCCATCAAGGTAATCA
This region includes:
- a CDS encoding malate:quinone oxidoreductase, producing MSNSQSKTDVILIGAGIMSATLGALLKELVPDWNIRVFERLDSGGEESSNVWNNAGTGHAALCELNYTKEQPDGSIDMSKATKVNEQFQVSKQFWSYLVNSNLIRNPQEFIKPLPHMSMVQGEQNVKFLRKRFNTMVDNPLFEAMEFSDDPETLKDWIPLIMKGRTSNEAIAATKIDAGTDVNFGVLTRKLFDTLESTDLDVNYKHSVEDIKRTDDGAWEVMVQDLANDKLETHTSDFVFIGGGGGSLHLLQKTGIPESKHIGGFPVSGQFMVCNNPEVIEQHHAKVYGKAKVGAPPMSVPHLDTRFIDNKTSLLFGPFAGFSPKFLKTGSLLDLITSVRKDNLATMISAGVKNASLTKYLIEQVVLSKEQRMEQLREFIPNAKSEDWDLVTAGQRVQVIKDTKDGGKGTLQFGTELVNSADGSIAALLGASPGASTAVSVMLELMEKCFPQHIKEWEPKIKEMIPSYGKKLVENPELIQEIHTSTAQALDLDDQKKTNPEQEQETRVLQEA
- a CDS encoding putative holin-like toxin; the protein is MISFGTLIVAILSNHKK